A segment of the Elusimicrobiota bacterium genome:
GCTGGATGTTCGGCGAACTTATTATACTACGCTTACAATAGAGCAGGCATTTGACGCCGTAAATGAAGTTGGAATACAGACAATCAACCTTGAATTAGATAGATTACATCGTCTGACAGATGAGTGGAAAGAGTTATCCGATGATGATTATCGTAAATGGGGACAGGGACAGTCCCTCATAAAAGGCAGAATTTACAGCCAGATACGGAGTTGTCTTAACAATTTATGGCAGATATATTATGCGTGGGACAACTGGATTGCTGAACTGACACGGGATAACTATCTATACACTGAATATGCTGTGCTTTCTAAAAGAATGGAAGAGATACTCGCTACGCATAAACTTTTCTTACGGATTTTGTATCAAAAAGGACTGACTGATGAAAATATTTTTTGTCAGAATTATGAACCACTGGAATGGAAGACAACAGCGGAAAGACACAAGCCGAAAGTAAAAGCCAGAAGTAAGAATCAAGAAGTAAGAATCAAAAAGTAAGAAACAAGAACAAAAAATAGTATGTCGCAATTTAATAGATGACATCATTGTATGATTGTAGAGGTCTTTCAATAAAAGTTAAATTCTGCCGTCGGTGGCGTTTAGGGGGGAACGCCTCTGCCAAGATTGAGGTAATAGTTCCAATGGGCGTGTGGTGTAACGGGGAGCACACCGATCCTGCAAGTCGGAGATGGCAGTTCAACTCTGCCCATGTCCACCAAGCCCTACCACTGTCCTCTCTAAAAAAGCCTGGCTCCGTTGGTGGCGTTCTGGCAAAACAAAAAGCCCCCGAAAGCGAGGTGAAGGACACGATGAAATGGATAAAGTTGTATAACACAGAAACAGATGGGTATAGATGGCTTAATTTGGATATGTGCAGAACGATTGATTTTGGAACGCCCGATTGTGATGGCATATACGAAATGTGGGTGAATTACAACGACGAGAGCAAAAAAGTTGAAAATACCTTTGAGATTACCCGCAAAGAGAAAGAGCGTATTGAAGAAATTTTGGTGGAGCAGGTGAAGGTGTTTTTATGACAATGCGAATAATTCCTAAAGATTTACATTTGCCAATGAATGAAATTAACCATCTTTTATTATCTCGCAGAAACAAAAAAAGATTTCAGTTCAGAAGTCTTTGAGGTCGGAGGCGAAAAATATCTTATCATAAAAATTGGCGATGATTACAGGTTAAAAAAAACAGATGAACCAATTACCACCGGTTAAAAAATTACGGATGATGTTGCTACAAAATAGTAGCAATGAAAGTTTAACGCTATTCGGCGTATCTGACGAAATAATCAGGCAAAGTCCACGCTATAAAAAACTGAAAGATGACGGCTGGATTATTATTGATATTTATGATGTTAAGGGTAATTCATAATTAGAAAAAACACTATACTGAAAAATGATACAGGGAATTGATGAAAAACACTATTTGAAAAGCAGGTCATCTTTTATTGTGGTAGTGCTACGCAGTTTAGCACACAAGGGATGTGTCTGTTGCAGTAAGCCACTAAAATCGTTAGAAGAATCCGCCGACCACTGGGCAGAAAAAATCTGGGGGCAACAATTAGAATTTAATTTAGAGGATTACAGGTTAAAAAAAGCAGATGAATAACAAAATACCACCAGTTAAAAAACTGCGAATGATGTTGCTACAGAATCACCAAACAGAGAACATATCGCTGTTCGGTAATTCCGACGAGGAAATAAAACGAAGTAATCGCTATCAGAAACTTATATTTGACGGCTGGAATGTTGTTTCTGTTTATGATGTCAGAGGCAGTTCAGACTTGGTGAATATATACTAAAAGATGGATACTGTCCGGGAATAAGAAAATCTGCTTTTTGGAAAAAAAATGAATGGCAGACGGTACTCTTTAGTTGAATTAGATTTATTAAAAAAGAAACTTTATCTTTTTGATTCTGAACTATCTGCTTTAATAGAGCGAACCCCAGAGGCAATTAAAAGAAAACGATTAAGGATGAGGTGGCTAAAACCCCAAAACAATCGGCGGAGAGGCAATAGACATCCTATGTGGAAAGGCGGGCGGACAATTTCATCACACGGTTATGTTTTAATCAAAATGCCTCACCATCATTTAGCCGATTGCAGAGGATATGTTTATGAACACCGTTTAATCGTCGAACAAAAACTTGGAAGAGAACTCTTACCAGGTGAAATAGTCCACCACAGAGATGGCAATAAATTAAATAACATTCCTGAAAATATTGAAATTTACCCATCAGTAGCATATCATAAATACCAACACAGAAAAAATATTTTCTTGAGAAAACCAAACGAACCAAATCCTGTCATAAAATGTTTATGTGGCTGTGGGAAGCAATTATTAAAATATGATTCTTCTGGCAGACCAAGAGAGTTTATTACAGGGCATCGGAGACGTTTTCTTTACTGGCATAAAAAATATTGTGAGGAAAAAATTTTGTGTGAGTGCGGGTGTGGAACTTTAATTAGAAAATACGACAAACATAAAGGGCGTCCGAGACGATTTGTTCCGGGACATAATTTAAGAAACCAAAATGTTAATTTACCGTTTACGGAAAAGCAAGTTTATTGCCATTTTTAAATCATCCAAAGTAGTTTGTCCGACTTTTTACGAATTAAAACTTTCTAACTCCTGCCCATTTTCGTGTAGTTACTGTTATTTACTTTCCACTTTTAGATTTAACCGTGATGTGGTTCTTTTTAATAATGACTGGTCACAAATTCAGGCAGAATTAGAAAAATCCCCGCCCGGTGTGTATAACACAGGCGAACTTGCTGATTCGTTGGCGATAGTCCCGCCGTTGCTTGACCCCTTCACGCTTGATTATTTCGCTCAGCAGAAAGATAAGTTTCTTTTGTTAGTAACCAAGTCAACCAATATCGGCATACTAAAAGATAGACACCCCAGTCCCCAAGTAATTGTGAGTTTTTCTGTTAACTCTGTTGCTTCTGCTGATGTTTTTGAGAGCGATGCACCACTGCCGACTGAACGGCTGGACTGTGCTCGTGAATTAAAATCACTCGGATGGCGTGTTCGTATTCGGCTTGACCCGATAATTCTACCATTCTTTGATACCAGCAAGTCCTACGCCGATTATTATTATATCTGCCACGAAATCGCCGTCTTGAAACCCGAACGGATTACCGTCGGCACACTCCGCCCTTATAGCAATACCTACCAACGAATGCCTGACCGCCTGAAAAAGGGACTTGTCTTTTCAGACGACCACAGATGGCGGTATCCACTGAAAGACAGAGTCGCTGTTTATCAACAAGTTGCTGACTGGCTCGGCGAAGTTCCCGCTCTCTGTAAAGAAACCAAAGAATGTTATACCCAGTTTGACTGGTCTCATACCGGATGTAATTGCACACCATAAAATCAGTCCCTTGATTTTTTTCTGTGAAATTGTATAATAAAAACCATCAAATGAAATATAAAATATTTGTCAGCGGTGTGCAAAAAGAACTTAAAGAAGAACGCAGGGCAATAAAGAATTTTGTGTTCGGCGATGTTTTACTCTCCGAATATTTTGCAGTGTTCTTATTTGAAGATTCGCCTGCGAAAAGCATCTCAGCCGAGACAACATATCTTGAAGAAGTTCACAAGAGTGATATTTATATTGGTCTTTTGGGTGATAAATACGGCGCTGCTGACAAGAATAAAATTTCACCAACAGAAGCAGAGTTCCGGGAAGCGAAAGCCAAGCACAAAGATATTCTTATCTATATCAAAGGCGAAAGTTCTACTGATAAAAGCCGTGAAGCAGGTGTGCAGAGACTGATAACAGAAATTAAAGATTCCAAGGGAGGTTATTGTTATCGCAGATTCAATACTATAAGCGAATTAACCAACCTTGTTTATGAAAGTTTGATTGCATTCTTAAAAGAGAAAGGTGAAATCGGTAGAGCTGAATTTGACCAGCGGATATGCGATGGTGCAACTTTCTCGGATATTGATGATGAAAAAATCAAATGGTTTTTGAAGATTGCTCGTGAGAAACGAAAATTTCCACTTGCACTTGATTCTTCAACACAAGATGTTTTTACTCACCTGAAACTTCTGAAAGATGGAAAACTAACCAATGCCGCGGTATTATTGTTTGGCAAAGAACCGAGAAAGTTTTTTGACCAGGCAAAAATAAAATGTATTCATCTGCCAAGCACCGAAGTTGAAAAGCCGTTCACTTCATATCAGATTTATGAAGGAAATTTATTTGAGCAGGTAGACAAGGCAGTCAGTTTTGTACTTGATATACTCAAGTTTCCCGTTATTCAGCAGGAACATACTGTTCAGGTATCACGACCCCGTGAAATTCCAACATTTGTAATTCAGGAAGCGATTGTCAACGCAGTGGCTCACCGTAACTATAACACAACATCTTCAGTTCAGGTGATGGTATTTCTTGACCGAGTGGAAATATGGAATTCCGGGACATTACCCGCTCACTTAAAAATAGAAGACCTCAAGAAACCGCACGCATCCCATCCGACCAATCCGTTATTAGCCACAGTAATGTTTTTTGCCGATTACATTCAGCAAGCAGGTTCAGGAACATTGGAAATGCTCAAGCAATGTAGAGAACACGGACTACCCGAGCCAGATTTTGTGTCAATACGAAATCTTGAATTTAAGACGATATTAGCAAGAGATATTTATACAGAAGAAGTTTTATTGCAGATGGGTTTGAACGAACGCCAACTAAAAGCAGTAAAGTATGTAAAGGAAAAAGGGAAAATTACCAATAAAGAGTATCAAGAATTAACAAGTATCTCAAAACCTATGGCTACTATAGATTTAAAGAATCTCGTTGATAAAAATATTTTGACAAGGAAAGGAATTACTGGGAAAGGCACTGTGTATATTCTTGGCAAAGGGCTAACAAAGGGCTAAATGGACTAATAAAGGGCTAATATTCGGCTAAGAATTAGAACATATGCCCGAACATTATTGAAGGACAAAGTTTATTTAAACGCATCGGACCCGACAAAGGCAGTCATTGAAAAGTGAAAAATAAATATGGCAAAAAATAATTACCAAAATTGGAGTAAGGAAGAATTAGTTGCTGAAATTGAGCGGCTAAAAAAACGCAAGAAATACGGTTTAGTTTGGGAAGAGAAACCAGAAGATGTCGTTGAATTATGCAAAACAAAACTTCCAATACTCAAAGAAGTTAAAAGTAAAGAAATAATTACTGATAAAAATAAACCTGTCAATTTACTTATTGAAGGCGACAACTATCACGCCCTCTCAGTACTGAATTATACTCATCAAAATAAAATTGATGTTATCTATATTGACCCACCATATAATACCGGTAATAAAGATTTTAAATACAACGATAAATATGTTGACTTGGAAGATGGTTATAGACATAGCAAATGGCTTGCTTTTATGGAGAAGCGATTAAAATTGGCGAAGAACTTACTGAAAGACACAGGTATAATTTTTATTTCAATTGATGACAATGAACAAGCACAATTAAGAGTACTTTGTAATGAAATTTATGGAGAAAATAATTTCGTAGTGAATTTAGTTTGGGAAAACAAAGAAGGTGGGGGAAGCTCTGATAGTAAGCATTTCAAAATTAAACACGAATATATTCTTGTCTATGCTAAAGATATAAATACACTATCTATTAAGGGATCTGACATTGAAGATGAAGATAGATATTGTTTAGAAGATAAATATGCTAAAAAAAGAGGGAAATATCAATTAGTAAAATTAAATAGTGCGAGTATTCAATATTCTAAATCTTTAGACTATCCGATTAAATCACCTAATGGTAAAAATATATTTCCCAGTTATGGGAACAAACAGGCTTGTTGGAGATGGAGTAAAGCAAAATTAGAATGGGGTATTAAGAATGATTTCGTAGTTATTAAAAAAGATAAAAATGAAGACTGGGCTGTTTATACAAAGCAATATTTAAAAGTAGATAACGAGGGAAATCCAATAGAAAGAGAGAAAAGACCAATAGGAGTTATACCATACTACTCTACTACTATGGCGAATAAACAATTAGAAAATATTTTTCATAAAAAAACTTTTGACTATTCAAAACCTTATTTATTGATAAAGTACTTAGTAGATAGATATGAAAATAATAATGCGATAGTATTAGATTTTATGGCGGGGTCGGGAACGACTGGACAATCTGTATTAGAACTAAATAAAGAAGACAAAGGGAATCGGCAATTTATTCTTTGTACTAATAATGAGAATAATATCTGCACTGATGTTTGTTATCCGAGAATCGAAAAAGTTATTAAGGGTTATAAAAACTCTAATAATGAAAAGATTGCAGGTTTAGAAGGTAACCTTAAATATTTTAGAACTGACTTTGTTGATGCAGAACCAACAGATAAAAATAAAAGGAAATTAACTGAACAAGCAACTGAAATGCTTTGCATAAAAGAAGGAACATTTGAACCAGTTCTTGAAAACAAGAAAATTAAAATATTCAAGAATGGTAATCATTACACTGGTATAATTTTTGACCAATTAGTGATTCCTGATTTTAAGAAAAAAATAAAAGACATAAAAGCAAAATTCAGTGTTTATGTTTTCTCGCTGGGTGATGATACTTTTGACGAAGAGTTTGAAGATATGAAAAAGAAAGTAAAACTCTCACCCATTCCCGAAGCCATTTTAAGAGTATATCGAAGAATTTTTATATAAATTATGGCTATTCCAGAATCACAATTAGAAACATGGTCACATCAAGGCGCAATTACAATTGCTAAATCAACGGCGGACTCTATTAAAAATGCCCTAAATTCTTATGATGGCTGGTCAAGTGGGGTTGATTATGAAGTTTATCTACAAGGTTCATATAAAAACGATACCAATATACGTGGTGATAGCGATGTTGATGTTGTTGCTCAACTTAATTCTACTTTTTATAGCAATTTATCCGAAGATCAAAAAAGAACCTTGAATTTGACACCATCTGTTTATCAATTATCAGATTTTAGGACAGATGTTTTAAAAATTCTCAAAAACTATTATGGCCAAAGCCAAATAACTGAAGGCAATAAATCAATCAAAATAAGAGCTAATACAGGAAGATTACCTGCTGATGTGATTGTTTGTGCTCAATACAGACGATATAGAACAGTAAGTAGTTATGATTATATTGAGGGAGTGACTTTTTGGACAAAAAACGACTACAGACAAGTTATAAATTATCCAAAAGTTCACTACGATAAAGGGGTTTCCAAACATCAAAATAGCAGTGAATGGTATAAACCTGTTGTGAGATTATTTAAGAATTGCCGCAGTAGTATTTCCGGAGACAATACCCCATCATATTTTTTGGAATGTTTGCTCTACAATATACCTATTTCAAAATTCGGAACAAGTTACGGAGATACTTTCTGTAATATCGTTAACTGGCTTAGCGAAAATAATTTGGATAACTTTGTTTGTCAAAATGAGCAATTGAATCTTTTTGGTATGTCTCAAGAGCAATGGGATACAAGTAAAGCAAGAAGTTTTGTCCAAAATTTAATTTCGCTTTGGAATAATTGGTGAATATGCACACTTATTCAATAGATATTGATGAGAGAAAAAATATTTTGTTGCTCTTGGCAATAATAAGTATTGTTTTTTCTTGGGGTTTTTACAAAATACTTAATTACTATCAATTTTCTTTACCATGGTGGCTTGAAAGTCCTTCCATATTATTTTTCTACGGTTTGCTATTTATAATTTATGATA
Coding sequences within it:
- a CDS encoding HNH endonuclease; its protein translation is MNGRRYSLVELDLLKKKLYLFDSELSALIERTPEAIKRKRLRMRWLKPQNNRRRGNRHPMWKGGRTISSHGYVLIKMPHHHLADCRGYVYEHRLIVEQKLGRELLPGEIVHHRDGNKLNNIPENIEIYPSVAYHKYQHRKNIFLRKPNEPNPVIKCLCGCGKQLLKYDSSGRPREFITGHRRRFLYWHKKYCEEKILCECGCGTLIRKYDKHKGRPRRFVPGHNLRNQNVNLPFTEKQVYCHF
- a CDS encoding radical SAM protein encodes the protein MLIYRLRKSKFIAIFKSSKVVCPTFYELKLSNSCPFSCSYCYLLSTFRFNRDVVLFNNDWSQIQAELEKSPPGVYNTGELADSLAIVPPLLDPFTLDYFAQQKDKFLLLVTKSTNIGILKDRHPSPQVIVSFSVNSVASADVFESDAPLPTERLDCARELKSLGWRVRIRLDPIILPFFDTSKSYADYYYICHEIAVLKPERITVGTLRPYSNTYQRMPDRLKKGLVFSDDHRWRYPLKDRVAVYQQVADWLGEVPALCKETKECYTQFDWSHTGCNCTP
- a CDS encoding DUF4062 domain-containing protein, yielding MKYKIFVSGVQKELKEERRAIKNFVFGDVLLSEYFAVFLFEDSPAKSISAETTYLEEVHKSDIYIGLLGDKYGAADKNKISPTEAEFREAKAKHKDILIYIKGESSTDKSREAGVQRLITEIKDSKGGYCYRRFNTISELTNLVYESLIAFLKEKGEIGRAEFDQRICDGATFSDIDDEKIKWFLKIAREKRKFPLALDSSTQDVFTHLKLLKDGKLTNAAVLLFGKEPRKFFDQAKIKCIHLPSTEVEKPFTSYQIYEGNLFEQVDKAVSFVLDILKFPVIQQEHTVQVSRPREIPTFVIQEAIVNAVAHRNYNTTSSVQVMVFLDRVEIWNSGTLPAHLKIEDLKKPHASHPTNPLLATVMFFADYIQQAGSGTLEMLKQCREHGLPEPDFVSIRNLEFKTILARDIYTEEVLLQMGLNERQLKAVKYVKEKGKITNKEYQELTSISKPMATIDLKNLVDKNILTRKGITGKGTVYILGKGLTKG
- a CDS encoding site-specific DNA-methyltransferase, with translation MAKNNYQNWSKEELVAEIERLKKRKKYGLVWEEKPEDVVELCKTKLPILKEVKSKEIITDKNKPVNLLIEGDNYHALSVLNYTHQNKIDVIYIDPPYNTGNKDFKYNDKYVDLEDGYRHSKWLAFMEKRLKLAKNLLKDTGIIFISIDDNEQAQLRVLCNEIYGENNFVVNLVWENKEGGGSSDSKHFKIKHEYILVYAKDINTLSIKGSDIEDEDRYCLEDKYAKKRGKYQLVKLNSASIQYSKSLDYPIKSPNGKNIFPSYGNKQACWRWSKAKLEWGIKNDFVVIKKDKNEDWAVYTKQYLKVDNEGNPIEREKRPIGVIPYYSTTMANKQLENIFHKKTFDYSKPYLLIKYLVDRYENNNAIVLDFMAGSGTTGQSVLELNKEDKGNRQFILCTNNENNICTDVCYPRIEKVIKGYKNSNNEKIAGLEGNLKYFRTDFVDAEPTDKNKRKLTEQATEMLCIKEGTFEPVLENKKIKIFKNGNHYTGIIFDQLVIPDFKKKIKDIKAKFSVYVFSLGDDTFDEEFEDMKKKVKLSPIPEAILRVYRRIFI
- a CDS encoding nucleotidyltransferase is translated as MAIPESQLETWSHQGAITIAKSTADSIKNALNSYDGWSSGVDYEVYLQGSYKNDTNIRGDSDVDVVAQLNSTFYSNLSEDQKRTLNLTPSVYQLSDFRTDVLKILKNYYGQSQITEGNKSIKIRANTGRLPADVIVCAQYRRYRTVSSYDYIEGVTFWTKNDYRQVINYPKVHYDKGVSKHQNSSEWYKPVVRLFKNCRSSISGDNTPSYFLECLLYNIPISKFGTSYGDTFCNIVNWLSENNLDNFVCQNEQLNLFGMSQEQWDTSKARSFVQNLISLWNNW